The Myxococcales bacterium genome includes the window CGGATTGGTTTCGCTGACGCGCACGAAGCCGTCGCTGACGGCGGCGGACGCGGTGAAGGAAAACGGCTCGCTTTCGACGGATTCGTCGCCGGTTGCCGCGACCAGGTGCGCCGTGTATTCGCCTTCGGCCGACGGCGCGTAGCGCACGCGCCAGCGGCCCGCGCCGTCGGGGGTGAAGACTTCCAGATCGCCGACCAGCGAGCGCGTGTACGGTTCGTACCAGAAGGCGTCGGCCTGGACGGTTTCGCCGCCGGGGGTGGTGATGACCGCCCGGACGGCGATCTGCGCCGGGTCGTACGGATTGTCGTAGGCCGTGTCGAATTCCGCGTCGATCTCGGCCGGTTCGTACACCGGCGTCGCCGCGGCCGGCGGCGTCACGGAAACGAACGAAAAGGCCCAACCGGTCGCGGCCGTGAGGCCGATGCCGAGCAACGTCAGGAGCGCGGCCTGGAGGATCCGAGTTCGCTGCATCTTCGGGCTCGTTTGAAAAGTGGTTCGCTGCACCCGCGGGTATGATAAATCAGGAGGCGGCGCGGGGTCCAGCGACGCGACGGCCTGGGCCGGCGCCCGGTGGCATCTTCGTTTCGATTGTGTATGCTGAACCGATTTTCGACGAGGACGGGATGGCGAGCGATTACAACAAAGCCCTGAAGGAACCGCAACAAGTCAAAGCGCTGTTCGACGACCTGGCGCCGCGCTACGAATTCACCGACCACGTTTTCTCGCTCGGCCTGGACGCCTGGTGGCGCCGCCGCACCGCGAAAGCCCTGGCGCCGCAGGCGGCCGGCCCGCTGTTCGACGGCGCGACGGGCAGCGGCCAGTTGGCGCTTTCGTTGGCGAAGCGGTACCGCGAGCGGCGGGTGGTCGGGCTCGACTTTTCGTCCGGCATGCTGGCCCAGGCGCAACGCCGGATCGCCGCGGCTGGGGCCGGCGGACGGATCGGCCTGATCGAGGGCGATCTGACCGGCTTGCCGTTGGCCGGCGGCGTTTTCGGCGCCGCCACCGTGGCCTTCGGGGTGCGCAACGTCGCCGATCGCCGGGCCTGCCTCGCCGAGTTTTTCCGCGTGCTCCAGCCCGGCGGCCGCTTGCTCGTGCTGGAATTCGACCTGCCGACGCTTCCGGTGATCGGATTGTTGTATCGCTGGTATTTCGGACACGTCATGCCCTGGATCGCCAGACGGCTGCGCTCGTTCGAGGCCTATCGATATTTGTTCCAGTCGGTGCGGGCGTTTCCGCCGCCGGAGACGTTTTGCCGCATGCTGGAAAGCGCCGGCTTCGTCCGCGTGCATTCCCGCGCCATGACGCTGGGAACGGTACGGCTCTATCAGGGCGAGAAACCCGCCGCGCCGTCCGGCCAGGCTTCCTGACCCTCCGGCCCGACGCGAAACAGGACAAAGAGCGGCTTTCGATCGGTGTCGGCGATGACGCTCACCGTCGCGTAGCGCCAGCCCAATTCCGCGATCCGTTCC containing:
- a CDS encoding DUF5060 domain-containing protein; its protein translation is MQRTRILQAALLTLLGIGLTAATGWAFSFVSVTPPAAATPVYEPAEIDAEFDTAYDNPYDPAQIAVRAVITTPGGETVQADAFWYEPYTRSLVGDLEVFTPDGAGRWRVRYAPSAEGEYTAHLVAATGDESVESEPFSFTASAAVSDGFVRVSETNP
- a CDS encoding ubiquinone/menaquinone biosynthesis methyltransferase — translated: MASDYNKALKEPQQVKALFDDLAPRYEFTDHVFSLGLDAWWRRRTAKALAPQAAGPLFDGATGSGQLALSLAKRYRERRVVGLDFSSGMLAQAQRRIAAAGAGGRIGLIEGDLTGLPLAGGVFGAATVAFGVRNVADRRACLAEFFRVLQPGGRLLVLEFDLPTLPVIGLLYRWYFGHVMPWIARRLRSFEAYRYLFQSVRAFPPPETFCRMLESAGFVRVHSRAMTLGTVRLYQGEKPAAPSGQAS